Within the Oreochromis niloticus isolate F11D_XX linkage group LG14, O_niloticus_UMD_NMBU, whole genome shotgun sequence genome, the region ATGAAGTGgtctaaaagatctcaaaaagcacaTCATGCCACAGTCTTTGTACAGGAAACCTTCCCAGGATTTTCCAGCCTACTAAAATGACTCAAAAGAGTGGATTGACAACTCGTCCATGAGGTCATAAAAGAACCCAGAGCAATATCTAAAAAACTCACAGTCTCACTAAAGTCGGAATTTCCAAGTTCCCAGTTGCAATTGTTGAATTTATTTCAGTtcaattaagtttttttttttttaattacaaaaacaGTTGCCTtaagatgcttttttttgttagtcTGGAATGCCCCCTCGACTCCAGTCTTCTTCTCTGAAAGTTGGACCAGCCCCACcaacctgcagctgtgcataaTGCAAATACAGCATATTACAAAAAGCAAGTATTATGCTGTATTGCTTGTGACACAGGAATGGCTCTTCCTTGTTAAGAAGCAAATcaaatcctgtttttctttgtatttattactgACATGGATCGGGAGTAACATCACTCCCAAGTTCTGTCACCCAACGTATGAGGTAACTGGAATGTGCCAATAAGGTCAGTGTTCATAATTCAACAACAAGAAAGAGACTGGGAAAAAAGTAGCATCCATGGGCGAGTTCACTGCTGATCAACAAGAACACATAGGCTTGTCTCGCATCTGCCAAAAAACATCCTCCAAAGAACATCCCaaaacttttgagaaaatattctgtggactgatgagacaaaagtaCAACTTTTTGGAAGCCTtgcataaaacaaacacagtatTTCATAAAAAGGACATCATACcagcagtcaaacatggtgccAGTGTGATGATTTCAGGATGATTTACTGCTTCAGGTTCTGGCCAACTTGTCGaaattgatggaaccatgaatttctgctctctaccagaaaatcctgaagaaGAATGTCCGGCCATCAGTTTGTGACCCAAAGCTGTGAAGTGCAGTTGGGTTATGCAGAAGTCTAAGTCTCTGAATGtctcaaaaaataataaataaaaggacGGTTTTAGAGTGGCCTACTCAAAGACCAAGGTTAAATCCAATTAAAATGCTTTTGCGTGACCTAAAACAGGCCATTCATGTTTGAAAATCCTTCAGTGGTCCTGAATTAAGACAATTCTAAGAttcattgccagttatcactAATGCTTGATTGTAGTCATTGCTGCAGAAAGTGGTCAAActagttattaggtttaggaaGCACTCACTTTTAAGTTAGGGAATGTAGTGTTATCATTTTTAGCAGCAGCAAAACTAATGATAGCAAAGTTTTGAGGTGACTTCTAATAGTAAAAACTTCTGAAGTCCATTTCATTGTGTGAACATGGATGGATGAACAAAgccaaaatgttaaatgtttacCTCCTGCAACTATGAAATATCTTATTTTATGTCATGTActatttttagaaaaaaaaaatcatgatatTATCTAAAGTATAGTTTATACAATTAAAAGATTTGCAATACAGTTGAAAGAAGTGCAGTACAGtataatgttttttatttataaaatgttcAGGAACTATTAAATCTATTGCTGTACGTTATTTCTCTTTGAATTGTTGATCAGTTGAATATTGATTACCGAAAAATATACCCAAATGTACTTAGTTACTACCCACTATCGCCAGTAACAGACATATAAGGCACCTGTAACAACGCTAAATTTTTAATTCAACATCTCCCCTGCTGTGCTTCTGTTTAAATGTTGTAGGTCTCCATAACCACAGTGCATACTACATCCTGCTTGGATCAGCTTTGACACTGTGTAGATAAAGCTTGTGTACGTATAATGCTCTAATTTTAATACTCACAGGAATTGTCAGCAGATGCTTTTCATCAGGATACCAATGAGGTGACTTTTCATCTAAAAATTAAATGGATTTAAGTACACTGAAATCAGCTATAAGAGGAGATGCTAAAACAAACCAGCAGTCACCAATGGCAACGAAAGGTAATGTTAAACCAAGGATAGGTAAACACAGAAAGAAACCCAGCATGGaacttaaaatgttttcttacaTTTCTTTTGCATGTTATTGTAACATCAGAAGGTTTTATTTAAGTAACTTACATGTTATaccagttttgtgttttttaaacttacTTATCTGCTTacttatgttttgttttttcttgttttaaaatgtttagtttttattaatttttggtgttatttttagttgtttgttgttgtaatATGAGTGTTTGTCAGATTATAAGATTTGAGAAGTTAGGAATAGTTTTGCCCACTATCACCCGTAACAGACATATAAGGCACCTTATATGTCTGTTACTATATATATAAGGCACCTCTAACAAATCCTTATAATACAAGCGCATCAAACACAGTCACAATATCCCATTTTATACTCCCTTATTAAACAGATGCACCAATTACTACTCATGTTTTACGTGGCGATTTTTGACCAAATTGACTAACAGTAAATTTTCctgtatgttttcattttatttgatttttgaaatccatgttattgttttatttcagttaagtattttttttccGTATGTACAGTCTTATAAATAGAGGAGCCTTGAGGAACCTTTTGAGGTTCCTTGAAGTTCCTCTGAGAAAATTTCTTTCACAGATCCACTTTGCAGTGTTAGAATTCATTTCTGAACTTATTATTAAGTAATAGTTATTGTAGTATTGTAGTAGTTATCTATTGTCAATAGTGTTATAGTAGTATTGAAAATACATAAATCatatttgtgattttatttactCATAGATAGCAAGAGACAGCacataaaagtatttttttatttcaagtaaAATCTGTATAATATTAAAAGTACAGAGAAGTACAGAACTTAGAAGtacagttttatattttcagtACAAGACTACATTTTAATAGatcaaaaaataacattttaagcaCAGTTACATTACAGCGGTATTAGACTTTCTAGCCTTTGTTGTACTGCTGTCACTATGTAGATCAAAAAGTTTAATTTGAACCCAGGTTTAGATGTTTATGTTATGCCATGTCTACACTGattgaaatacaaaaaaaagaagttacaGTATAGTAGTATTTTTTCCCAGGGGGGAAACAGTGGTGGGATCCATATGAAACAACTCACAAAAGGCAATTCGTCTACCAGCCCAGTTCAGCTGCAGATATTTTCCTGTAAGCAAAATCATGGACTTATAAGGGCTCTAAATAAGCACATTACGTATGGTTGTGTGTTTAATTATGCGTCTGTGCTGGTACTTCTGTAGGAAGCCCCTGTCAACGTCATTGATAGACTCATATTCACAGTCTGGACCTTTTGGTTCAAGTATATACAGTAAGGACTTTAGCTGGAAGCCTGCCTGTAAACCTGAATGCATTCGTACAGGAACAGCCTCAGGACAGAGGCGAAATAACCCACATCCCAGCAAGGTTAGTACCAAGCctcagttttacatttttgtgaaatGGCATGCTTGACCTTTCACAGTGTATTGTAACCTTTAAATCAAGCTATTTTTCCCCAAGTCTTTCATGATGTGGAGGCTGCCAAGGGATGTTGCAAGAAACTCTGACCATATTGCATTCCCTTTGAAATGTCTCCCTTCTGAGGGTGAGATCCGTAAAGCCACACAGTACCTCTCCACCTACAAATGTGACTTCATGGGTACACCTCAAGGTACACAATTTTCAGTCAATCTCATGTATACAACAACTTGTCAGAATGGCTGAAGACATCCGTGCACACAGGAATATCCAGATGTCATAACATTTCATAATATTTCTCTCTACAGTTCATTTTCCATTtgccattcattttctttttgtcatgGTATTTTCTTTTTGACAGGGTACAATGACACTGAAAAAGCAGCCAGGTGGCTTGCACCTATGCACAACAGGCACCGCATATCACTCTCTACTGACACTGTGATGAGGGCCAATTACCGCCAGCCAAACCAAAAATCTGAACTCGTGGCCAGTGTTTCTCACTGCTGCAAAACATATCCAAATGTGACCTGCCCCGGTATAGGTACTGTCTACTCAGAAACTATAGAAGATGCATGTAAACAGCAGCTCTGGTGATTTGCAGTGTATTAGATGATGATTCTCTATGTTACAGTTCCCACTGTTGTACCAAGAAACTTGCAGATTCAGAAGACACGTGCTAATGTAACAACCTATGACCATTTTTTTGGAAAGCCAGTCAATACTGTCACATCTGTGATGAAGTCTCTGACACCCCAGGAGCTGGAGCAGTTACACAGAATTTTACCTGAAAGGGGTTAGcaccagtttgtgtttttggatGTTTTAGCATCATAACAGATTGTTCAGTGATTGTGGTTTGACAGACGTGCCTATGTTGGTTTTTATCTTTTGGCTTTACAGAGCAGGAGGCTTTAAAAGTGGTTTTGAGTAAAGATGTCTGTCCAAACAATAAGGAGAAAGTCAATAAACTTCCAGCAGCTGTGCGTGACTCAGACTCGCCAGAGTGGAGCTCAAGCTGGCCAGGACCTCACTGAATTTCATCATTTTATAttagctgtttgtgtttttatataatcTCATTTCACTCTGTAAAATCAGCACAATAGTATTATGAATTAAATATGAAAGAATTCATTTTTGCTGAttcagtttttgtgtgtgtgataattGTGACCTAACCTCTGTGCCCAATAATCAAATGTTCCCTTCACCTCTTAATTTTATATCCCATATATTCCCCCATCTGACTCAACTCAATTTTTATACAGGTtgataacaataaaacaaaaatgcttAACCTTTGTTGACACATATTAGCAACTGTAGGTTTGCAATgtaaattaaatgaaatgagGGTTAAAATGTGGCACAGTAGTTTAAAGTACAAGACAATATTTCAATATCTTATATTTATCCATTTGCAATGTTTACATGGTCACAGCCCTGATTCTTTGCAAGCACTGGGTCTTGTTTTAAGCCGTGTAGTCTCAGTTGTCACTTTTGGTGTCTTAGTTACCAAGGGGCCACCTGCTCTGTTCAGGTGTAATGCATAAGTGAGTATCAGGTGAGCTAGTGTAAGATCTGACTGATTAACGTCTGTTTGGAGGTCTCTTTGAAGAAATGTTTAACACTAAAATGTGCCTTTTACATCACACCAACCTTTAAGATACAGGAATTAAAAAGAATGCCTTTGGGGAAAAAGGTtcgctcttcttcagcttcagGAAGATTAGAGACTCAACATGTACACAGGTAATCTGCTCTGTTATCGTTTACCCTGCCGCCACTGGAAATCACATTGCTTTTAAATGTCAGCTCCAACAGAGTTTAAATGTCTAGACAAGTGATAAAAGTTGAAGCCTTGCTTTGTTCTCAGTCTTGGTTACAAAATGTTTGCTGTAGTCATGGGGCTTGTGTTGCCATCTGTGGTAGTACTTAGTAGTTATCCTGTAATGCAGGAAGTGCTGTCACCTGGGAATCATAATCACATTCCTAGGATTAAACAGATCATGTGCAACATCGCTAATGTTTCTTTTTCAAACATGTGAGAATTTTGATTCCTCTAATAAGTCCCTTATTGTATAACTGAAGGCCAAACATTATTTACCCATATATCAAATCCTCCAGCATCCTCTCAGAACTGAGTGGTTTAGGGGAGAGGACAAGAAACACATCTGGGCTGGGATATCGGGATGAGAAAGCAGATGATTCTTCAGTACCAAGACAACTGACTGACAGCGAGGATGGAAAAGAACAGCCTGACTGGTTGGTGAAAGAGCTGCTCAAACAGAGCAGACGAAGACACTCTGTCACACTCGGAGATAAAGAGAAAATCACGAGACCGCAATATCACCTTATCAATTCAACTTACAACCTCAAGGTAAAAATCTAAATATCTAGCTAAATGTGAAATGAAATGAGTGAATAAATGTTAACCAAACCATCTCTCCAAGAAAAAAGGCCAGGTGGGTTAACATCATTATAGATTTTCACACCTTACCCATGAGCTTTCTTTTCTAGAGTTGCTACATTTAGCCTGAAGATGTCACTAGAGTGCTGCAGTTCTGAACTTGACTTTACAGACCCTGTTACAGATCCCGAAGAGCTTTTAAACTTGACTACAGCTGAAGCACATCCTACCAGTAGCAGCATGGATGTGAGCTAATGCCAAAAATGCCATTTTAAATCAAGTTGATGATCAATTTACTTGCTCCCTGACAGCACATCGGGCAGGACAATCTATCCCACAGCCCAGGATGGCCATGTTTCAggccaaagtaaaacaaacattGTGGCTGAGCCAACTACTTAAAAGGTCCCCAGTAGATTCAAATTCAAGCTTTCAAGCTGACAAAAATGATAGAATTATGTGGGAGGCTGGTGCAAATGCAGCAGCTCAACTTTGTGGGTTTCAGTTGCAGATGTCAGTCAGACTCCTAGCTAATGTAATGAGCAGTGCGCCTTAACAGATTAGGCAGAAAAGGCTCAGGAGTTCAAAGTTATGCATCTCTTATAAAGGGATCTGCAAGGCAGTCGAGGTTATGTGAACACTTTTAGTCCTTCCATCACTCTGACTGATTAAACAATTATCTCCCCAGTTCAGGAGATACCGTGGGGAAACCTCAACCCTAGTTTCATCCTTGAGGAATTAGGCTGTTTATCCGTGTTATTTATTAATGATAGATCAAAGAGCTTCATGGATCAAGGACCAGTTGCTAGGAAACCATGGAAAATCTGAGGATAGGCCATTAACACAGAGAGCGTGGCCTGCCATACGGCCTTGTGGAAGCATCTTCGAGACATGACATTGCTGGTGGTGCCTGTGGTGACCATTACAGATAGTCATTATACTCTGAGGTTGAGCCCTAATCCTATGTGCTGATAATGGttcagtgtaaaataaatatatacataaataaatacctttaatttgcatttttagCATTCAGATTTTAAGAACTGCCTGGTGAGTGGATTTAAATGGagtgaaaaaaaatggaagAAGCATATTTGCCAATTGCACTTAattacttgttttatttttcatcatgCTGATTTATTGTAATAATCCAGGCTGTCTTGCATAATAGTAACTGTTACAATTCCCTCCTTCCGATTAAGATTGATGAGAAAATATCACTTGAGACCCTCGAGAAACTGAAACTAGCATTTGAGGTATTGTGTgatctcttctttttttaaaaaaatgtactgTCAGGTTATTCATTTCTGAAatgtgatttgattttttttccttgcaaAGGAATTTGAATCAGGTGGATTGAGATACACTGATGTGGCCAAATTTGGACCTATGATGAAGAAGTGCTTGGATTTACCTAATGCAGTATGCCAGCATGACACATCTTTTTGCATCTCTGtctcagattttttaaaatctgcctCGTCTGTATTTCTGTTTATCTGCAATTAAGGCAATTGCCTGAATAATTTAACATAGAAAAATGTCAGCTCATTCTTCCACTCTTTAAATTTCACAGACCTACATGGAGATTCAAGGGTTATTTAAGAAGATTGATTATTTAGGCAAAGGGACAATTTCATGGGTGAGattatttatatgttttttgtgGAGCATACACCCCTTCAAAACACTTTCCCATGTATGTAAACACCAGGAttatgcaatttaaaaaaaaaagctagacAGCAGTAAAATCACTTTGGCTAGTGGGGATTTGTGAACGAAGTATAACTAATAATTATCAGAGCCCTCCTAGCGCTAGGTTGACTGTAAACTAATATATTCATCTTGTGCAGTAATAGTAATGTATCTTCCCTGCACATTGGATTATGACCTTTAATTTAATTGCAAAATTTTAGATTAATAAAGAAAAGGCTAAAAATAATTCCATAAAGAATTGATAcaaatgcaataataataatacacagaAGAACACTGGCATTTCTAACACACAACATAATGTGATACAGGGTGAGTTCTGCACATACATGCTGCAGCAGTATAAAGGGCAGGAGGAAACTGCAAGACGCAACAACCAGGTGGCCTTCATTCTGCCAGCCACCATGAATTCCTTTAATCATGGGATTCCTATTGTCAACATCCAGTCTACCCATGATGGCACCATCGTAACAGTGCGAGAAGACGGGCGTGCCTGTCACTGGAGTCCTGAACTTAAACCCCAGAAGACCAAACACCTGTTTGTATGTTTCAGCTTGTGCACATTTACCTGAATGCTTACTGTCAACACATCCCATGATCACTTCCTGACAACTTTTTAAAGTCTGTTGCATTCAGCCTTGAGttaagcaagcaagcaagcaagcaatttatttatatagcactttcagaTCAGCCCCCAGCTGAACACAAAGTACTGTACACTTGACATGCCAAAAATGATACATTGAACATgttaaaatgataataataataataataataataataatataaaataaataatatatatatacataaaaagattattaaaatgacatttaaaataataaaattagcacaaatagcaaaaacaataataaaatagtataaaaaaaatgatgatgagaattacatttaaaacaataaaatcagcacattagattaaaacaataaaatcagtaAAATCAGGGTCAGACTGCGTCATAAGCCAAGGAgtaaaaatgggttttaagacgtgttttaaaagtggacagtgaaggGGCCTCTCTAATGTGCTGGGAAAGATTGTTCCACAGATTAGGAGCAGCAATAGAGAAGGCCCTGTCCCCTCTGAGCTTTCTCTTGGACCTGGGTACCTCCAGGAGCAGCttgtcagctgacctgagagacctGGGGGGTGAGTAAGGatgcagaagctcagagaggtaagtTGGGGCAAGactgtttaaacatttaaacacaaacatgagaattttaaaatgaactctaagATATACAGGCAGCCAATGGAGTGAAGCCAGGATGGGAGTTATGTGCTCTCTTTTACGAGTTCTGGTTAAAAGtcgtgcagcagcattttggaccaGCTGCAGACGAGAGAGAAGATGCTGACTAACTCCACAATAcagtgcattacagtaatctaaacgagatgaaataaaagcatggattacCGATTCAAGATGCGGCCTGGATAAAATAGGTCTTATCTTTGCCAAGcgccttaaatgataaaaactggacTTGACAGTAGCCCTAATTTGATGTctaatttaaaatcactgtTGAACATTCTTTCAAACCAGCTTaccagtgtatatatatatttaaaaagaccAGTAAGTTCCTAAAAGAGGCAGGTATTGTGACACTGTGGAAATAATTACTCATACTGGAATATGCAGCACATCAGGGAGGAGGACAATTTTTCCACAATgctctaaattaaaaaaaaggaaaaaaaagaaaaaagcatttaGGCCTTTAAAATTGCATAGTAAACAGCAAACTCAGAACAGCAGGTCAATTGTAATTTCAAAGTGACCTTGAATTTTGTAATTATGagtttttaatgtatttgttCATTCTCACAGAATGAAGATCCAACAAATACAAAGTCAAAATGGGCAAGTGATTTTGCTCTGATGAGCGAGTACAACAAGCTGATGATCGGGACAGGGTAATGAGAAGTGGTGAAATAAAATTTACTCTCGTTAACTACAGATCCCGGGCTCTGCTAAGTTTGTTTATGTGGATATCTT harbors:
- the tex26 gene encoding testis-expressed protein 26 isoform X1 — encoded protein: MDLSTLKSAIRGDAKTNQQSPMATKGGKQWWDPYETTHKRQFVYQPSSAADIFLKPLSTSLIDSYSQSGPFGSSIYSKDFSWKPACKPECIRTGTASGQRRNNPHPSKLFFPKSFMMWRLPRDVARNSDHIAFPLKCLPSEGEIRKATQYLSTYKCDFMGTPQGYNDTEKAARWLAPMHNRHRISLSTDTVMRANYRQPNQKSELVASVSHCCKTYPNVTCPGIVPTVVPRNLQIQKTRANVTTYDHFFGKPVNTVTSVMKSLTPQELEQLHRILPEREQEALKVVLSKDVCPNNKEKVNKLPAAVRDSDSPEWSSSWPGPH
- the tex26 gene encoding testis-expressed protein 26 isoform X2; this translates as MDLSTLKSAIRGDAKTNQQSPMATKGGKQWWDPYETTHKRQFVYQPSSAADIFLKPLSTSLIDSYSQSGPFGSSIYSKDFSWKPACKPECIRTGTASGQRRNNPHPSKSFMMWRLPRDVARNSDHIAFPLKCLPSEGEIRKATQYLSTYKCDFMGTPQGYNDTEKAARWLAPMHNRHRISLSTDTVMRANYRQPNQKSELVASVSHCCKTYPNVTCPGIVPTVVPRNLQIQKTRANVTTYDHFFGKPVNTVTSVMKSLTPQELEQLHRILPEREQEALKVVLSKDVCPNNKEKVNKLPAAVRDSDSPEWSSSWPGPH
- the LOC102080224 gene encoding uncharacterized protein LOC102080224; its protein translation is MPLGKKVRSSSASGRLETQHVHSILSELSGLGERTRNTSGLGYRDEKADDSSVPRQLTDSEDGKEQPDWLVKELLKQSRRRHSVTLGDKEKITRPQYHLINSTYNLKIDEKISLETLEKLKLAFEEFESGGLRYTDVAKFGPMMKKCLDLPNATYMEIQGLFKKIDYLGKGTISWGEFCTYMLQQYKGQEETARRNNQVAFILPATMNSFNHGIPIVNIQSTHDGTIVTVREDGRACHWSPELKPQKTKHLFNEDPTNTKSKWASDFALMSEYNKLMIGTGDRELQLYNLSSLEPYCQISELETIPLTVDYSYNGQDKCCVLYGDSEGCVTIILISSAGDTFR